The following proteins are encoded in a genomic region of Anomaloglossus baeobatrachus isolate aAnoBae1 chromosome 6, aAnoBae1.hap1, whole genome shotgun sequence:
- the KRIT1 gene encoding krev interaction trapped protein 1, with protein MGSPTDTEEAHVAVIRPKNAGSLNSREYRAKLYEILMIEVPIEGQKKKRRKVLLETNLPGEKDKSQEILDYVLETTKQISPSNQGVKGKRVVIMNKFTFDGEKAGKEATLFLVPASVKDNSKTNYNPGSPVFYCLQDIMRVCSETSSHFSAITARMLLALDKWLDEQHTKSHAISALFRPSPLDRIKTNVTNPAYSTESGKSEESLHMGYTALEIKSKMMALEKADMCIYNPLFGSDLQYTNRVDKVVINPYFGLGAPDYSKIQIPKRDKWQRSMSCVMEDKERQWVDDFPLHRSACEGDSTLLSKLLEEGFSVNQLDNDQWAPIHYACWYGKVEATSMLLDNGKCNPNLLNGQLSSPLHFAAGGGHAEIVQILLNHPETDRHITDQQGRSPLDICEENKQNKWEETTELLKNSLNKPYEKVRIYRMDSSYRSVELKHGNNTTVQQIMEGMRLSQETQQFFAIWICSENISLQLKPFHKPLQHIRDWAEIVTELTNLDPQRETPQLFLRRDVKLPLDVEKKIEDPLSILILFDEARYNLLKGFYPAPDVKLITLASLLLQIVYGNYESKKHKQGFMNEENLKSIVPITKVKSKAPHWTGRILHEYKSLSTSEGVSKEMHHLQRMFLQNCWDIPTYGAAFFTGQIFTKATSSSHKVIRVYVGVNNKGLHLLNLETKALLISLKFGCFKWQLGDGDTCFQIHSMENRMSFIVHTKQAGLVVKLLMKLSGQVVPGDQNLTERYGYG; from the exons ATGGGCAGCCCGACCGACACCGAAGAGGCACATGTAGCCGTGATCCGCCCAAAAAATGCTGGAAGCCTTAATTCACGGGAATATAGAGCAAAACTGTATGAG ATCTTAATGATTGAGGTGCCTATAGAAGGTCAAAAGAAGAAACGAAGAAAAGTTTTGCTAGAAACCAATCTCCCAGGAGAGAAAGACAAATCCCAGGAGATACTGGACTATGTGCTGGAAACCACAAAGCAAATCTCTCCATCCAATCAAGGTGTTAAAG GCAAAAGAGTTGTGATAATGAACAAGTTTACTTTTGATGGTGAAAAGGCCGGTAAAGAAGCCACTCTCTTCCTGGTCCCAGCTTCTGTCAAAG ATAATTCCAAGACCAATTACAACCCTGGGAGCCCCGTGTTTTACTGCCTGCAGGACATCATGAGGGTCTGCAGCGAGACCAGCAGTCACTTCTCCGCAATCACTGCCCGCATGCTCCTGGCTCTGGATAA GTGGCTGGATGAACAGCACACAAAGTCTCACGCCATTTCTGCGCTGTTCCGTCCGTCTCCTCTAGACCGGATAAAGACCAATGTGACAAATCCAGCATATTCCACAGAGTCCGGGAAATCTGAAGAATCTCTTCACATGGGATACACCGCCTTGGAAATCAAGAGCAAAATGATGGCTCTGGAAAAAGCCGACATGTGCATTTACAACCCTTTGTTTGGATCAGATCTGCAGTATACTAACAGG GTCGATAAAGTGGTGATTAACCCTTACTTCGGGCTCGGTGCTCCAGACTACTCCAAAATCCAGATCCCAAAGAGAGACAAGTGGCAGAGGAGCATGAGCTGCGTCATGGAGGACAA GGAGCGCCAGTGGGTTGACGACTTTCCACTGCACCGCAGTGCCTGCGAAGGGGACAGCACCTTGCTGAGCAAACTACTAGAAGAAGGATTTTCCGTCAACCAGCTGGACAATGACCAGTGGGCACCCATACATTACGCATGCTG GTATGGGAAGGTGGAGGCGACCAGCATGTTACTGGACAATGGGAAATGCAACCCAAACCTGCTGAACGGACAGCTGAGCTCACCACTTCACTTCGCAGCCGGAGGCGGCCATGCTGAAATTGTCCAGATTCTCCTCAATCACCCAGAGACAGACCGG CATATAACAGACCAACAAGGAAGATCCCCCTTGGATATATGTGAAGAAAACAAGCAGAATAAATGGGAGGAGACGACCGAGCTGCTGAAGAATTCCCTTAATAAGCCT TATGAAAAGGTTCGCATCTATCGCATGGACAGCTCGTACCGATCGGTGGAGTTGAAGCACGGAAATAACACGACGGTGCAGCAGATTATGGAGGGGATGCGGCTTTCCCAGGAGactcagcagttttttgctatttgGATCTGCTCAGAGAATATCA GTCTACAGCTGAAGCCGTTTCACAAGCCCTTACAGCACATCAGAGACTGGGCCGAGATCGTGACTGAACTCACCAACCTGGACCCCCAGAGAGAGACCCCGCAGCTCTTCCTCCGCAGGGATGTAAAGCTACCACTGGACGTAGAGAAAAAG ATTGAGGATCCTCTTTCCATTCTGATCCTTTTCGATGAGGCGCGATACAACCTCCTGAAAGGTTTCTACCCGGCCCCAGACGTGAAGCTGATCACTCTGGCCAGTCTCCTCCTGCAGATCGTATATGGGAACTACGAGAGCAAGAAGCACAAACAAGGATTCATGAA TGAAGAAAATTTAAAGTCTATTGTTCCAATCACCAAAGTGAAGAGTAAAGCCCCTCACTGGACCGGCCGCATCCTCCATGAGTACAAG AGTCTGAGTACAAGTGAAGGGGTGAGCAAGGAAATGCACCATCTCCAGCGCATGTTCCTGCAGAACTGCTGGGATATTCCCACCTACGGAGCCGCCTTTTTCACGGGACAGATATTCACCAAGGCGACTTCCAGCAGTCACAAGGTCATCCGGGTGTATGTGGGTGTGAATAATAAAGGGCTGCACCTCCTCAACCTGGAGACCAAG